One Gossypium hirsutum isolate 1008001.06 chromosome A11, Gossypium_hirsutum_v2.1, whole genome shotgun sequence genomic window carries:
- the LOC107888078 gene encoding receptor-like cytosolic serine/threonine-protein kinase RBK2 isoform X3, which produces MISSYASAQDLRSPDAENKKKDGSSPKGVIEASLEGLESDIASPEDSPKAEVRCTHAGALSNWRKLFKLWKRKSEKPFSTFPQLVVPRLSRKNNSSKQENPMLRKLYNFKSSLENFSLSQLRAATDNFNRENIIGRGGYAEVYKGRLKDGKLIAIKRLTKGAPDERTAGFLAELGIIAHVNHPNTAKLIGCCIEGGMHLVFQLSPLGNLRSALHGSKGTLNWSKRYKIALGTADGLTYLHETCERRIIHRDIKADNILLTENFEPQICDFGLAKWLPRQWTHYNVSKFEGTFGYFAPEYFMHGIVDEKTDVYAFGVLLLELITGRKALDDQQQSVVIWAKPLLDENDIKELVDPSLGDNYDVEEVERMVLTASLCIEQSPLLRPQMSQVVILLRGDDYVAECSNESQHPSHQRTYSNEIRDTQEYNSTKHINNINRLREIALGS; this is translated from the exons ATGATTTCTTCATATGCATCGGCCCAAG ATTTGAGATCTCCGGATGCggaaaacaagaaaaaagatGGATCATCTCCTAAAGGAGTTATAGAAGCCAGCTTAGAAGGCTTGGAATCCGATATAGCTTCTCCTGAAGACAGCCCCAAGGCAGAAGTTCGATGTACACATGCAGGAGCTCTTTCTAACTGGAGAAAGCTCTTCAAATTATGGAAAAGAAAATCGGAAAAGCCCTTTTCTACCTTCCCACAACTTGTTGTTCCAAGGCTTTCGAGAAAGAACAACAGCAGCAAACAGGAGAATCCTATGCTGAGAAAATTATACAACTTCAAGTCTTCTTTAGAGAACTTCAGCCTATCGCAGCTCCGAGCTGCAACAGACAACTTTAACCGAG AGAACATTATTGGAAGGGGTGGTTATGCTGAAGTCTACAAGGGTCGGTTGAAGGACGGAAAGCTCATAGCAATAAAGCGGCTGACAAAAGGGGCACCAGATGAGAGGACAGCTGGATTCCTAGCAGAGCTTGGCATTATAGCCCATGTAAACCATCCGAACACTGCCAAGTTGATTGGATGTTGCATTGAGGGAGGAATGCACCTTGTTTTTCAGTTATCTCCATTGGGGAATTTGCGTTCAGCTCTTCATG GTTCGAAAGGTACACTCAATTGGAGTAAAAGGTATAAGATTGCTTTGGGTACAGCAGATGGTCTCACATATCTTCACGAGACCTGTGAAAGACGGATTATTCATAGAGATATCAAGGCTGATAATATTCTTCTTACTGAGAACTTTGAGCCTCAG ATTTGCGATTTCGGCCTTGCCAAGTGGCTACCTAGACAGTGGACTCACTACAACGTTTCAAAGTTTGAAGGCACTTTCGG CTACTTTGCACCCGAATACTTCATGCATGGCATAGTTGATGAGAAAACTGATGTCTATGCATTCGGAGTTCTGCTCTTGGAGCTCATAACAGGAAGGAAAGCTTTAGATGATCAACAGCAAAGTGTCGTAATATGG GCAAAGCCTCTTCTCGATGAGAACGATATCAAAGAGCTTGTAGATCCTTCCTTGGGTGACAATTATGACGTGGAGGAGGTTGAACGCATGGTTTTGACTGCATCCCTGTGCATTGAACAGTCTCCTCTTCTTCGTCCTCAGATGAGTCAG GTTGTGATACTGCTGAGGGGTGATGATTATGTAGCAGAATGTTCCAACGAATCCCAACATCCATCCCACCAAAGAACATACTCGAACGAGATCCGGGACACACAAGAATACAACTCAACGAAACACATCAACAATATCAATCGACTTCGGGAGATTGCTTTAGGTTCTTAA
- the LOC107888078 gene encoding receptor-like cytosolic serine/threonine-protein kinase RBK2 isoform X2 — protein MADINHHKHGTLSENSADSGDKPDKNSEDVVVQARHKRRGAMISSYASAQDLRSPDAENKKKDGSSPKGVIEASLEGLESDIASPEDSPKAEVRCTHAGALSNWRKLFKLWKRKSEKPFSTFPQLVVPRLSRKNNSSKQENPMLRKLYNFKSSLENFSLSQLRAATDNFNRENIIGRGGYAEVYKGRLKDGKLIAIKRLTKGAPDERTAGFLAELGIIAHVNHPNTAKLIGCCIEGGMHLVFQLSPLGNLRSALHGTLNWSKRYKIALGTADGLTYLHETCERRIIHRDIKADNILLTENFEPQICDFGLAKWLPRQWTHYNVSKFEGTFGYFAPEYFMHGIVDEKTDVYAFGVLLLELITGRKALDDQQQSVVIWAKPLLDENDIKELVDPSLGDNYDVEEVERMVLTASLCIEQSPLLRPQMSQVVILLRGDDYVAECSNESQHPSHQRTYSNEIRDTQEYNSTKHINNINRLREIALGS, from the exons ATGGCTGATATTAATCACCATAAACATGGTACTTTAAG TGAGAACTCCGCTGATTCTGGTGACAAGCCGGATAAGAACTCAGAAGATGTGGTTGTTCAAGCAAGACATAAAAGACGAGGGGCTATGATTTCTTCATATGCATCGGCCCAAG ATTTGAGATCTCCGGATGCggaaaacaagaaaaaagatGGATCATCTCCTAAAGGAGTTATAGAAGCCAGCTTAGAAGGCTTGGAATCCGATATAGCTTCTCCTGAAGACAGCCCCAAGGCAGAAGTTCGATGTACACATGCAGGAGCTCTTTCTAACTGGAGAAAGCTCTTCAAATTATGGAAAAGAAAATCGGAAAAGCCCTTTTCTACCTTCCCACAACTTGTTGTTCCAAGGCTTTCGAGAAAGAACAACAGCAGCAAACAGGAGAATCCTATGCTGAGAAAATTATACAACTTCAAGTCTTCTTTAGAGAACTTCAGCCTATCGCAGCTCCGAGCTGCAACAGACAACTTTAACCGAG AGAACATTATTGGAAGGGGTGGTTATGCTGAAGTCTACAAGGGTCGGTTGAAGGACGGAAAGCTCATAGCAATAAAGCGGCTGACAAAAGGGGCACCAGATGAGAGGACAGCTGGATTCCTAGCAGAGCTTGGCATTATAGCCCATGTAAACCATCCGAACACTGCCAAGTTGATTGGATGTTGCATTGAGGGAGGAATGCACCTTGTTTTTCAGTTATCTCCATTGGGGAATTTGCGTTCAGCTCTTCATG GTACACTCAATTGGAGTAAAAGGTATAAGATTGCTTTGGGTACAGCAGATGGTCTCACATATCTTCACGAGACCTGTGAAAGACGGATTATTCATAGAGATATCAAGGCTGATAATATTCTTCTTACTGAGAACTTTGAGCCTCAG ATTTGCGATTTCGGCCTTGCCAAGTGGCTACCTAGACAGTGGACTCACTACAACGTTTCAAAGTTTGAAGGCACTTTCGG CTACTTTGCACCCGAATACTTCATGCATGGCATAGTTGATGAGAAAACTGATGTCTATGCATTCGGAGTTCTGCTCTTGGAGCTCATAACAGGAAGGAAAGCTTTAGATGATCAACAGCAAAGTGTCGTAATATGG GCAAAGCCTCTTCTCGATGAGAACGATATCAAAGAGCTTGTAGATCCTTCCTTGGGTGACAATTATGACGTGGAGGAGGTTGAACGCATGGTTTTGACTGCATCCCTGTGCATTGAACAGTCTCCTCTTCTTCGTCCTCAGATGAGTCAG GTTGTGATACTGCTGAGGGGTGATGATTATGTAGCAGAATGTTCCAACGAATCCCAACATCCATCCCACCAAAGAACATACTCGAACGAGATCCGGGACACACAAGAATACAACTCAACGAAACACATCAACAATATCAATCGACTTCGGGAGATTGCTTTAGGTTCTTAA
- the LOC121203272 gene encoding probable LRR receptor-like serine/threonine-protein kinase RKF3, with product MPAFHFILLALSLCFSSPISSVTGDHEIPHRNLADSICPLDFTVVRKFIFDSPRRPSFLDVPRKCQTLLQGIRLVRSNYLRVTGNFSLPPISSEVCLDVYQKLVNELVPWLDIRSTCAFDATLLSKSCNNISTRFQFEGLISKPELQEVNHLCNRSLDDDSSCTPCQGALYSIYQSYFIENASYCSGYPFIYAGALANREGPADSGTAKCLFSLDYTSTNANNWKKKAILCATPIGAAIGLIMTVMVIWFSWRRKQKWKRRHNSVTLNETDAGFGIETISGDSSSVMFTFEEIKKATKNFSRENIVGKGGYGNVYKGILEDGSEVALKRFKNCSAAGDATFAHEVEVIASINHVNLVPFRGYCTATVPVEGHQRIIVCDLMQNGSLYDHLFGSEVTKLSWPIRQKIAIGVARGLAYLHYGAQPAIIHRDVKASNILLDDTFEPKLADFGLAKFTPDDFSHMSTRVAGTLGYVAPEYALYGQLTERSDVYGFGVVLLELLSSKQAVISINDHHTLLLTDWAWSLVEEGRVFDVIDENVLELGPPEVMEKYVLLAILSCHSQLYARPTMDQIVRILETDIPVHSIPKLPFQQKSANFSSSRSMSSACADDKHPCNCNE from the coding sequence ATGCCAGCCTTTCACTTCATTCTTCTCGCTCTCAGCTTATGTTTTTCTTCTCCTATCTCTTCAGTTACCGGTGATCATGAAATCCCACACAGAAACCTGGCAGATTCCATTTGTCCATTGGATTTCACTGTTGTCAGGAAATTCATTTTTGATAGTCCTAGGAGACCTTCATTTCTAGATGTTCCAAGAAAGTGTCAAACCCTCCTTCAAGGTATTCGTTTGGTTCGGTCCAACTATCTTCGAGTCACCGGAAACTTTTCCCTTCCTCCCATTTCCTCGGAGGTTTGTTTGGATGTGTATCAGAAGTTAGTCAATGAATTAGTACCCTGGTTGGATATTCGTTCCACTTGTGCCTTCGATGCCACTTTGCTATCAAAAAGTTGCAACAACATATCAACTCGATTCCAATTCGAAGGTCTTATTTCGAAACCGGAGTTGCAGGAAGTTAACCATCTTTGCAACCGTTCTTTAGATGATGATTCTTCATGCACACCATGCCAGGGTGCCTTATATAGCATTTATCAATCATACTTCATCGAGAATGCATCATATTGTTCAGGGTACCCCTTCATATACGCCGGGGCATTGGCTAATCGCGAGGGGCCGGCTGATTCGGGCACTGCAAAGTGCTTGTTCTCCCTTGATTACACTTCAACTAATGCAAACAACTGGAAGAAGAAAGCTATTCTTTGTGCCACCCCTATAGGCGCTGCTATTGGCTTGATCATGACAGTTATGGTGATCTGGTTTAGTTGGAGAAGAAAACAGAAATGGAAGAGAAGACATAATAGTGTCACCCTGAACGAGACAGATGCGGGTTTTGGAATAGAAACGATAAGTGGAGATAGCAGTTCGGTCATGTTCACATTTGAAGAAATCAAAAAGGCTACAAAGAATTTCTCAAGGGAGAATATTGTAGGGAAAGGAGGATATGGGAATGTTTATAAAGGTATATTAGAAGATGGATCCGAAGTTGCATTGAAAAGGTTCAAAAACTGCTCTGCTGCCGGGGATGCAACTTTTGCACATGAAGTGGAGGTTATTGCAAGTATTAATCATGTCAATCTTGTTCCTTTCAGAGGCTATTGCACTGCCACGGTTCCTGTGGAAGGTCACCAGAGAATAATCGTGTGCGATTTGATGCAAAACGGAAGCTTATACGACCATCTTTTTGGATCAGAAGTTACCAAGCTTAGTTGGCCTATTCGTCAGAAAATTGCCATTGGAGTGGCACGGGGACTGGCATACCTCCATTATGGTGCACAGCCTGCTATCATACATAGAGATGTTAAGGCTAGTAACATACTTCTAGATGATACGTTTGAGCCAAAACTGGCAGATTTTGGCCTTGCAAAGTTCACTCCAGATGACTTCTCTCATATGAGCACCAGGGTAGCTGGAACTCTAGGGTACGTAGCCCCGGAGTACGCTTTATACGGGCAACTAACAGAGAGAAGTGATGTTTACGGCTTCGGGGTTGTCCTGCTTGAGCTTTTAAGCAGTAAGCAAGCAGTTATTTCCATTAATGATCATCACACATTGCTTTTGACTGACTGGGCTTGGTCATTGGTCGAAGAAGGCAGAGTATTCGATGTTATCGACGAAAATGTGCTGGAATTAGGCCCTCCAGAAGTAATGGAGAAATATGTTTTGTTAGCAATTCTTTCTTGTCATTCACAGTTATACGCTAGGCCAACAATGGACCAGATTGTGAGAATATTGGAAACCGATATTCCAGTTCACTCAATTCCGAAACTTCCTTTCCAACAGAAATCAGCCAACTTCAGTTCGTCGCGCAGCATGTCAAGCGCCTGCGCTGATGATAAACATCCATGTAACTGTAACGAGTAA
- the LOC107888078 gene encoding receptor-like cytosolic serine/threonine-protein kinase RBK2 isoform X1: MADINHHKHGTLSENSADSGDKPDKNSEDVVVQARHKRRGAMISSYASAQDLRSPDAENKKKDGSSPKGVIEASLEGLESDIASPEDSPKAEVRCTHAGALSNWRKLFKLWKRKSEKPFSTFPQLVVPRLSRKNNSSKQENPMLRKLYNFKSSLENFSLSQLRAATDNFNRENIIGRGGYAEVYKGRLKDGKLIAIKRLTKGAPDERTAGFLAELGIIAHVNHPNTAKLIGCCIEGGMHLVFQLSPLGNLRSALHGSKGTLNWSKRYKIALGTADGLTYLHETCERRIIHRDIKADNILLTENFEPQICDFGLAKWLPRQWTHYNVSKFEGTFGYFAPEYFMHGIVDEKTDVYAFGVLLLELITGRKALDDQQQSVVIWAKPLLDENDIKELVDPSLGDNYDVEEVERMVLTASLCIEQSPLLRPQMSQVVILLRGDDYVAECSNESQHPSHQRTYSNEIRDTQEYNSTKHINNINRLREIALGS; this comes from the exons ATGGCTGATATTAATCACCATAAACATGGTACTTTAAG TGAGAACTCCGCTGATTCTGGTGACAAGCCGGATAAGAACTCAGAAGATGTGGTTGTTCAAGCAAGACATAAAAGACGAGGGGCTATGATTTCTTCATATGCATCGGCCCAAG ATTTGAGATCTCCGGATGCggaaaacaagaaaaaagatGGATCATCTCCTAAAGGAGTTATAGAAGCCAGCTTAGAAGGCTTGGAATCCGATATAGCTTCTCCTGAAGACAGCCCCAAGGCAGAAGTTCGATGTACACATGCAGGAGCTCTTTCTAACTGGAGAAAGCTCTTCAAATTATGGAAAAGAAAATCGGAAAAGCCCTTTTCTACCTTCCCACAACTTGTTGTTCCAAGGCTTTCGAGAAAGAACAACAGCAGCAAACAGGAGAATCCTATGCTGAGAAAATTATACAACTTCAAGTCTTCTTTAGAGAACTTCAGCCTATCGCAGCTCCGAGCTGCAACAGACAACTTTAACCGAG AGAACATTATTGGAAGGGGTGGTTATGCTGAAGTCTACAAGGGTCGGTTGAAGGACGGAAAGCTCATAGCAATAAAGCGGCTGACAAAAGGGGCACCAGATGAGAGGACAGCTGGATTCCTAGCAGAGCTTGGCATTATAGCCCATGTAAACCATCCGAACACTGCCAAGTTGATTGGATGTTGCATTGAGGGAGGAATGCACCTTGTTTTTCAGTTATCTCCATTGGGGAATTTGCGTTCAGCTCTTCATG GTTCGAAAGGTACACTCAATTGGAGTAAAAGGTATAAGATTGCTTTGGGTACAGCAGATGGTCTCACATATCTTCACGAGACCTGTGAAAGACGGATTATTCATAGAGATATCAAGGCTGATAATATTCTTCTTACTGAGAACTTTGAGCCTCAG ATTTGCGATTTCGGCCTTGCCAAGTGGCTACCTAGACAGTGGACTCACTACAACGTTTCAAAGTTTGAAGGCACTTTCGG CTACTTTGCACCCGAATACTTCATGCATGGCATAGTTGATGAGAAAACTGATGTCTATGCATTCGGAGTTCTGCTCTTGGAGCTCATAACAGGAAGGAAAGCTTTAGATGATCAACAGCAAAGTGTCGTAATATGG GCAAAGCCTCTTCTCGATGAGAACGATATCAAAGAGCTTGTAGATCCTTCCTTGGGTGACAATTATGACGTGGAGGAGGTTGAACGCATGGTTTTGACTGCATCCCTGTGCATTGAACAGTCTCCTCTTCTTCGTCCTCAGATGAGTCAG GTTGTGATACTGCTGAGGGGTGATGATTATGTAGCAGAATGTTCCAACGAATCCCAACATCCATCCCACCAAAGAACATACTCGAACGAGATCCGGGACACACAAGAATACAACTCAACGAAACACATCAACAATATCAATCGACTTCGGGAGATTGCTTTAGGTTCTTAA